From one Neovison vison isolate M4711 chromosome 1, ASM_NN_V1, whole genome shotgun sequence genomic stretch:
- the C1H6orf52 gene encoding putative uncharacterized protein C6orf52 homolog, whose product MAGQESFARFGIAQQNYYYWYWQRGKPTLQAYHSGNWSEQQHSGYSLSVYGCGCAAQGNGVDLSVRETSGPPGGTLVTPKESTALAEKQDEEPLEDPNLHVNIEELNKEFMAKSEELYDSLMSCHWQPLDTVHSEIPHEPPEKQDGH is encoded by the exons ACAGGAGAGTTTTGCACGTTTTGGCATAGCTCaacaaaattattattactgGTACTGGCAAAG GGGGAAGCCAACGCTCCAGGCTTACCACTCCGGCAACTGGTCTGAGCAACAGCACAGTGGTTACTCCCTTTCTGTCTATGGCTGTGGCTGTGCTGCACAAGGAAATGGAGTTGACCTTTCTGTGCGGGAGACCTCTGGACCCCCAGGTGGAACTCTGGTCACGCCCAAG gaaagcacagcactgGCAGAGAAGCAAGATGAAGAGCCACTGGAAG ATCCAAACCTTCATGTGAATATTGAGGAATTAAACAAGGAGTTTATGGCGAAAAGTGAGGAGCTCTATGACTCTCTCATGAGTTGCCACTGGCAGCCTTTGGATACAGTTCACTCCGAAATCCCACATGAGCCCCCAGAGAAGCAAGACGGTCACTAA